The following is a genomic window from Paralichthys olivaceus isolate ysfri-2021 chromosome 3, ASM2471397v2, whole genome shotgun sequence.
GTTTTCTTGCACATGTACCAGGTAATGTAACACAGTCTTAAAAGTATTTGTGTCCGTCTGTGACTTTCACCTCCAGGACAGTAAATGCCCAAGTTTGTTAAGCCTGCCACTGACCAGGTTATCAAATTCAGAATTCTCCAGAGATCAAAATAAAGTGGGGCGACATTTTCTTTTGGAATTTCCGTGAGCATTGCAACATTTTGAACCTGGTTAGTTTGATTTTCCATGACCAGCAAAGCGCGTCACAGAGCGGCTCATTATGACAGAAAAAGCCTGAGGCCATTGAACTGAAATACCCTGAGTCACAGGGTCCTTTCCAACAGACTGTAGCAAATCATCAAAGTATGATATCACTGTCTCTTACCAAACACACGTGGAGACCTTGAACCCTCACATCTACTCAATCATGGTTCTTTTAGGCCCATTGATCAGATATAACACAGTCCTGAAGCTAAGCCTGTCAGTAACTGTATGTACTTAGCTGGAACTACAACACTATGGCCACACTGTCTTTGTAAAAGTGTCCTTGTGTTTATGCAGTTGTATTGGCCACATTCAACTCATAAGACCAGTTATAATTTATAAGCCATCATGCTTTACTGAGAGGGCACAGTGTCtcattcagaaacacagagttCACTGTTGATTGAAAGAGACTGCCTTCATTAGAACACATTTACTGGTGTAGCTTTTATAAACATATTTTAGTTATGAGTAATGTGTTGACAGTtccaaatataataatataataataataatatattcatatatattataaaatataataataataatcaaaaaataGAGTTCTTCCTCAAATTTTTTAGTCTGATTACCACTATTCACTGTCATTCTCCCATTAAcacacccattcatacagtgcatctatgggcagcacttttcctatgaggggcaattcagtatcttgcccaaggacgcGCAGATAgagaagactgggatcaaacagcaacactcacacagatgaTGACCGCTCTACACCCTCAGCCACATCCGTCCTGGTAGGTACTATATGCGTacggatgtgggccacttcaggcaatgaaaTGGAAATTCTATTCAAATGGAATTCAAATTCACTTtcaatcaaattcaaattcaatgcCACTTTATAAATTCAGTAAACTGCACTGACTTTTAACACATTGCACTGATGCCGTGGTTTTCTTCCTTGTTTTGATTTGGGTAATGACATGCTCTCTGTGCCTTAGAATTATCCTGAGGGGACAAATAAAGTCGTTTTGAATTGGAAGTAAATGTGGCctaaatatcccaaaacaaacgTGGTGCTCTCGGCAAGGTGTCATCTGGCTGTgaacctgcagctgcaacacGTGGTCAatggtgaatgaggcccaaacagaacaaaacaagtgtTATCATTCCATTTGGGCCAGACCTGGGATGTGGTTGCTATGTGAGGAGCCTCAGAGTGAATCTCAGTATTTCTTGTAGATCGAGCTCAGGTGAACACAGACAGCTCCAGCTCAGACCTCCGCCTGAGGTCGTTTTTaggtgttaaagagagagagcaggaagtgaCAGGGTCTCTCTTCACTCATGAACCTCACTGATCGCTGATCTGATGACAGGCGTGGCCAATGTGGTGGCCGCCGGTGAcgtaggaggaggagagactttGGGCCAATCAGCGGCGGCCGTGGTGCTCCTCATCTGCTCGGTGTGTGTACAATGGGGAAGGTGAGCAGCACCACAGGTCTCTGTCATCGCTGGACTTTACGCGGCTGAGTTCGGGCTCTGTTCGGTCAGCTGGAGGAGACGGCACCTGAAGTCAAGTGAGTAACCTGGAGCTTTTATCACCGGTCAACCCGCCTCTCTGTCCGGAGCTCACCACACACGTCAACTAGACGCTAATATGAATTAGCTCGCTAGCAGTCGTGAGTATCGCCGAGTGTGGTTGCTGTGACAGTAGTGATAGAGATTCATCGGTAGCTGTCTTGTTAGCTCCTCTTCAGTCTCCTCTCGTCACACTGACTCCTGGTGTTAGCTTCACCGGAGCTAGCTCCGCTGTTAGCTCAGTGTCTGTCATGTGAGGATGATTTGATTCTCATTTGTTTGTTCTGTCACTCACTCAAATCCTGACCTCAGCTGGTTTGAACACTGATGTGTTATGTTTCCCTCAGGGCTCTGTGATAGGaccaataaatataaaaactagaatCTTCACATCAGTcgatattgatatttattatgATATATGGAACATTATTATTTGAGTTTTGCTTCTGACTGAAAGTTGTGGTCTTACTCTCTTTTTCAGAATAACAAATACTTCACGAACAtctaaaacatttcataaatctGAGCTTTATCACTTATATGTTATACCCCCCCTCACTCAATCCGTAAGAATATTGGACTATTGCTATTCAAGACTCTTTATTGTCAGAGAAATTACGAAACCGTCATTCTCAAATCAAATTGTGCCTGTGATAAAGATTTACAaagtaaatacacaaatgaattGCTGTTGATGTGATTTATCTTGTGAtgattatttgtattgttttattgttcagCCCTTTAGTGCCCATGAGCAGCTTTATTTTGGTTGATGATGCCActgtttatttcttcatcttGAATTGAATCTGCTTCTTCAGGATGGAGAGTGGCAATGATGGCGTCCTCCGGTCCCGCCTGCGATCCTTCCCCTTGACACCCCCCTTCTCTGACCTGGACAGCTCTTTGGATGGGGAATGTAGTCCAGAAGGACACCGGCGAGGGAACGGAGAGACCCACATAACAAGCAATGGTGAGAAACTCTCCCTTGTCCACAAGTGAGAGGACAATGACCTGCATATAAAAGGGAAATGTGCATGTTGACTCAATCCTGtcctccctttttttaaatgccagtAATTTTCCCTGGGCATTTGACTCATTGAAACAATGTCATATGATGATATCCTCATCAAATGACATTGTTTTTGACCTATGGTACTATTACCAGGGCAGAGAGTGGCCGAGGCTGCTTACTACTGAACTGCTGCTCTCTACTAAACAGTAGAGAAGCTATGAACTCATCAAAATCATTGTTGTATGACACTGAATTTGGAAATATGCTAATAAAGTAAAACTTATTGTCCTCCTGGCTTTGTTACAGAGTCAAGCTCAGTCACTGTCTTTGCTCAACTGTTTGTTTACGTCTTCTCACTAGATGGATGAAGTGTCAGCGTCACttattgttgtttgtgtgactAATGTCAGTAACTGAGCAAACTTGTTTAACATCAAATGAATGAGCTGTAATAACTTCAATCATAAGCATTCACATTTACTCAACCTTATAGATGCTAGATTGCACTTTGTACACAATGAGTTTTGTGTGTCTCCATTTGGAAATTTCAACATTGGATCTAATGTAAGAGGACTTCTGCTATTTTCAACGGTTTTTTTCACAGTACAGTGACTAACACCTACAGACATCAACTTTTAAAGTTTACTAGCAACAAAGggttaatataaaaaaaaatgtgtaaattctgtataaacaataaaacagaggGAGTTCTTTTTGTGTGACATGTCCTCAAATAGCCACCTGTATATTATTTCCTggtcatttattaaaatatttggaATGGCTTGAATTGATGTTTGCATTCACCAGGTCAAAGTTCTGCTGAAACGAGGTAACCTGGCAACTCTGTTTGGGTGTGTCTTTTGTGTAGAGCTGTATTTTTGATAATGGGACGGTACAGGGCAGCATGTTGACAAATGTTATGCTATGTTCTCTTTTGGATTTCAGGAAAAATTGAAGTGGAACAGGTGATCAGCAAAAAGCTGcaactgaaaagaaaagcagaggttGGTAAATCAATAATCCAGAAGGAAAAAGCTCAACTTGGCAATGGAGCCTTTTTGGACTAATAAAACATGATGTCATGACATTATTATTCTATTTAATTCAACAGTCTGTGACGCCTACTGTATGTATTAGTATTTAGATTTAAACTGTCTTAATGGAAACAGAACTCTGGCTTGGTGTTGACGCTGGACAAATTCATAATGTGAATACATAGCACTACATTTAGAATATTGGACACGATGTTGAATATCCCAAATATACTCTTAATCTAAAAAAAGGGTTTATATGGTAGTTGTGGAAATTTATTGTTTTCActatattgtatatattcaAAATGACTTGTGGTTTCTGCACCAGTGTTCTACAGTGATTTACTTAAGGACATCTGTACTTTCTTTAGcagttttgatttaaaaaaaaatcagtgtcaCTAAAACAGTGAAACTTCACAATGTAAAACCAAATTTGTATATTCAAAAAGGAAATCATTGCTGCCACAGAAATTCTGTAAATTATAattttctgtgtctcttcttTGTTGCTCAGTTCCTCAAGAGTGACCTGATGCGTCAGTTTGACAGTCAGGTCAATGACTTCATGGACAGTCTTATCGAAGAGTCAGCCAGTCTGGAGCCTGCACCTCTGCCTGCTGTCTTCTCACCACCAATGTTGGACAAGGAGCGGAACAAACTTGGGTATTGATATCCAACGTCTCTATCAAGTCAAATGTTGCTTTCAGTTGCTTCCATAGGGTATATGTTGACAAACTGCCCCCTTGTCTCTCATGGACAAACGCATGCTCATCTTCCTGcgaaaataatgaaattgctGGTACCTGATTtcactctgttttctttcaggcATTTCCGGCCTCCTCACGGCCAGGGGAAACAGTTTGTCAATCGCAAGTCGCTCCTAGAGTAAGCAGACACTAACCCTTATGTTGAAGtcataaacatattttttatacaATACAGAGGTACATTGAAATGTCTCTTTGTTACAGTGAACAGTTTTAGCAATGTTTAAAGAGTGTGTGTCAatctttagttttttgttttcctgtagtGAGCTGTTTGAGGTGAACCACATCCGGACCATCTACCACATGTTTATTGCCCTGCTCATTCTCTTTATCCTCAGTACACTTGTGGTTGATTTCATTGATGAAGGAAGGTAATAtgagtctttttcttttgtttatatgtgtttttaatttccttaaattgatataaCTGGGAGTTGTTGAGTTTCCTTGTATATTGTTGAAAGGTCTCAActttaatgtgtaaaatgtcttaAGATtctgtatgttgtgatttggtgccaCACAAATATAACTGAATTAAGATCATCTGTCATGAACCTTAAAGTTTCTCAGGTCTactttttcttctctgcctcAGACTTGTGTTGGACTTTGACCTGCTGGTCTATGCGTTTGGACAGTTCCCTCTGGTGGTGTGCACGTGGATCTGCATGTTCCTGTCTGTGTTGGTGGTTCCCTTCACCCTGTTCCACCTGTGGTCACAGAGCCAGTCCGGGTCTTACCCCAGATTGTACACTTTGCTCTTTGGCTCTGTATACCTGCTCTACCAAGCTCTGGGTCTGGGATTCCTCCCCACATATGTGGTGGTGATCAACAGTATGCCGCCGGCATCctgcttcatcatcatcctggaGCAGGTACATGACCAGTATGTCTGCTTGTAGCTTGATCGGTGTGTCACAACCGGGctgttgtattatttatattactTGGCTTATGTCATCACTTTCAAATGTTTGATATAAATTCCTCCTCCCGTCTTGAATCCCATCAGgagtaaatgtttcatttttattatttctgttattcTAGGTGCGGCTGATGATGAAAGTACACTCCTTTATCAGGGAGAATGTTCCTAGAGTTCTGGCCTGGACTAGAGACAAAACCAGTACGTAACTTTCCCACAACTATGTtttacatttcttctttctttccttcctgtttctgtgtTCCCTTTTCCTTATGATCTGATATTGACAGTCTCTCCTGTCATCTACAGCTCCCAGCCCTGTGGTCCCTCAGGTTTTTCAGTAtatctacttcctgtttgcacCCACACTCATCTACAGAGACAAGTACCCCAGGTAAACAGACTCTTTATCTGACAAATGGCGTTTtaaatgtcctttttaaaaCTGATCAAACCTTGTTTTTACGTTATGCAGGAACCCAGTGATCAGATGGGGCTACGTGGCCACAAAGTTTCTTCAGGTACAAACCTCTTTTACATTTCACTGCAGACTTTACTCAAAATTTCAAGTAAACAGAATTGTCAAATTTTTCTTTTGATTCCAACCGTTCCTACCCGACAGGTACTCGGCAGCCTGTTTTACGCCTATTACGTGTTTGTGCGGCTGTGCATCCCTCAGTTTCGCAGCATCAGTCTACAGCTGTTTGACCTGAAGGCCATGGTCCTCTGTGTCTTTAACTCCATCCTCCCAGGTAAATCAGTCACTAATATGTGGACCCTCACAAATGAGAAGGTGAGAGTTAAAGTATTGTTTTTGTAACAATACAATTTTATTGTGAATCTTTTATATTTCATCTTCGCAGGAGTGTTGGTTCTCTTCCTGGGATTCTTTGCATTCCTCCACTGTTGGCTCAACGCATTTGCTGAGATGCTTTGTTTCGCTGATAGGATGTTTTACAAGgtgctgtttttcttctgcaaTATTTAGATTGATGTTTAATTTCATAAATTTTTGATAATGTTGCACTTAATTTTTTACTTAATACAATTTGGTTACACATCATAGGATTGGTGGAATTCAACCTCTTTTGCCAACTACTATCGCACTTGGAACGTTGTGGTCCATGACTGGCTGTACTACTATGTGTACCGGGACTTCCTGTGGGTAAGTGTTATTTTTACACCAGCAGTGTAAATGTATTatctttattatgttttttttaatttgctgtttttataCCTCAGTGACTGCTTTGGTCAGaggcattttattttcagggtTATATCTGTCCATCCACTTCTCATGGATGTGATATCTCTGGAACAGCTTTAGAAAATGTTGGCAATATGGCACAAAAGTTCACTTGGAGTCACTTTGATCTTACAAAACAGGTTTTTGGCCATAACTCAAAAATTAATTCACTAATTATTACATAATCTAACACAAATGTCTAATAAGATAACAATTATGAAGTGATTAAATTTTATATCCAAAGGGTCAAAGGTTAACTTCATTGTAGCATCATAACTTTATGCAAAAAATCTTTCCCTGCCATTATTAAACACTGTATCTCAGGAGCAGAATGGGGAGATAGTGGCCATGTTTTCTGCCAACTGACTAATAGGTGGAGGCATTTGCTTAAATGTAGTCTAATAAACACAATGCCGATTTAAAAATGCATGGATTACATTAAGCGTAGGCCACTGATGCattaacttttcatttctctctgcttttgtCGTTCCAGATTTCACAGAAGCGTTTCAGAGCAGCAGCcatgctgtttgtgtttacagtgtctGCGGTGGTCCACGAGTACATTCTTGCAATCTGCTTTGGCTTTTTCTATCCCGTGCTCTTCTGCCTTTTTATGTGCTTTGGAAGTAAGAACAAAATGCCACCACACACCTCAATGTTATCATGTGtacattatacattttttaagtcTCTTAAAGACATGTGACCAGTACATTTAATTTTACCCCAGAATAGCTTGAAAGCTGGATCTAATAATAGAATTGTCTGGCATGTATCATAAACTCACAAAGCGTTTATCTGTTCATTAAGCTTCCGCCCTCATCTTCTTTCTTCAACCTCTCACAGTGATGTTCAACTTCATTCTGCACGACCAAAGGAAAGGTCCCATCTGGAACATAATCATGTGGACATCCCTCTTCTTGGGTCATGGTGTCATTATCTGTCTGTATTCCCATGAGTGGTATGCCCAGCTCTACTGCCCCTTGAAAGAGGTAACTACTTCAGCATTAACCTTGTTCTGACAGTTGATTTGTTGGCCTGATGTAATTTTTCTCTATGGTTACAGTTTAATTCATTTGAGAGTTTTAGTTTATCTATCTTAGGCGTCAACGTGACTTCAGCTTCTTatgttggtgtttttgtttcagcctTCGTTCCTTGAGTTACTGAAGCCTCGCTCCTGGAGCTGTCAGAGAGGCTCGATGGTGGAATCTGACAGGCTGTGACCTGTTTTTGGACAACTGCCGGGGACTATTGCTGATTAGTATAAATTTGACCAGCCTTCCTGTTTCTGtcatgaaatatattttttattttattgcactAAGGTCTGAGGTCAACTGAGTCTTTGAATGATTGCAGGTGGGAGGACCTATAAGTATCTGCCAAAATGTTCTTTACTTCAACAGCTAAGTTACAATGATGCCTTActcagttttatgttttcaaaggCAACCCCACAAAGCGATTACAAGTTCACATAGAACCCTGTGTGAACTCTTATTTTAATGtactatttatttttctcacgttttcctttcttttttccttgaTCAACTGTGAAACCCTGTGCCAATAGAAACAGAGGCAATGATGAAATCgcagctgaaaacaaacattacacaGTGTAAACACTGAAAGTGAAGTGCATTCAGTATGCTTCttggaaaaatatttattattatttatattcactGCCCATAAGATTTTTTGTTCTTTAACACTGGACTTCATAAGAGAAATTTTTTCAAGAAGATGACAGTTAATATACTCTGTGACTGTTGAATGTATTCCCTATTACTGAATAGACCTGGTTTGAATATGCTCCTAGTGTCAACATCCTTCTGGAGCTAAATTAAGTTGTAATTTGTTAACGCCCAATATTATGTGAATTATGTACAGTGATTCCAATTGCAAGTAGAAATTGCCACAGGATGCCTCCCATTGTAAAACTTGTGCAGCTGGCTGCTCGAATATTATAACACTGAGATACTGATGATATAAAGGGCTAGAGTTTGCTTTGTCAAATACTTAGTACATTAAATACATATGTTTTTTTCACGACAGTAATTTTCATGTCAAACTAATGGAATAAGGATTTTTCCTGCTCAGTCTGCTTTTTGTTCTTGTCttaaaatagtttttgtatATGTGTATTATTTGAAGGAAACCAACCATTGCACAGTTGATGTTGCCAATTCTGACATATGTCAATTCAGAGACACTGTATTTATTCTTGTGAATAATGAGATGCACCATGCAAAGTAAAATCAGCTAGGAAACTAAGCACTTCTAAAAACTCTATGGCCACAAGGTGGCACTGTATTAAAAGATTGTATTTGTGATGTCTTCTCGGCTCATTCTGCAAGAGAAACTTCCATTTAGTCCTTTataaagttaatattaatacacAACACGAATACCAGCagcttgttttttattatctattgaTAATAATTGAGATATTAGAATGTCCTGTGGTACTCAGTGCTGAGTTTGAGCTCTCAGTTTTAATCTTTCTTTATGCCTTGGAGATTTTGTTCATAAGGATATTATTGGTAGTAATGTAAGAAGACAAAATGCAGAAATGCTGTTTATTGATTTTGTGAGCTTACAGTCatatttgtgttgattgtgATAATTCTATTGGGGGGGGGCTTGACTATCTAATTGTGTCAGGTGACAATTTTATGAATCAGTATGTTCTATTTTTGGATGTCAGTCATATGTCCTAAGACACATCAAAGTATGAGAaccatgaataaaaaaaactgtgtgttcACTTTGCCTCATCATCTTTATTGAATGTGTTGGATTGAGTGTGAAAGGGCACCAGTAAAGAAGTATTGAACTTGAGAGGCACAAACTCTGAAAACATGTCCTGTAgctgatatataaatatataaataaatgtatacagTGACCCAAGATCTGTTAAATCTATATAAAATATGAGTcagggattttattttctaGTTTATATCTTGCTCATAAACTGAATGTAGAAAGAATCTCGCCCATACGATGAGGGTTTTTAACAAGGTCTGTTTGTAATCAGGTATTTAATCCATTCctgaacatttttatataatgaaaacatgtaTATAGGCCATGCCATCTTAGATATAGTTGTATAGAACATGGTAGTTTTTCAAAGCAATCTTCATTATATATCacaacactgtgtttgcttgacaTAACAATAGTTGGTGATTGATGTTCATTGCTCCAGAACTCAGGCAGCTCCGCACGGGCTCCCCCGCTCGCTGGGACCGGTGCTCGGGGCTCGCTGGGACCGGGTCAGTGTCGGTGGTGGAGGGcatcagcaggaggaggatcACGGTGACAGGGGATCTCTGTGAACCCCCCGCCTTGTGCAACACATCTTCTGTTCTGCGGTAAAGATGGCGGCGTCAGAGGGGGCGCGCAGCTGCCGGACAACGGCAAGGCGATTGTGAAAAAGCTCCACATTTGACCGAATCTCGCTCCTCGGTTACCGTCGATTTCTGCTCGGACACCGTCCGGATCACCGGAGTCGGAACAAAAGCTGTCACGGGCCTGGGCTGCGGTTTTATTGTTAAAGGCAGGGTGGGTGGGTTTCACTGATAGCTGCTAACGGTGGCTAACGGGCTAGCCGAGCGGGCTAACACGGGCTAGTTAACGTTAGCTAACAGTGAAGAACAGCAGGGAGGGGATTGAGGAAGACTATTCCGGCCAGGCCGCTGCAGCTCGGGGGGAATGTGAGCCAGAGGTGCGGCAGGGGGGGTTCGCTCGCTTCGTCCCAAACGTCCGTACACCAGTCTACCAGGATGGGACAGCAGGTAGGCCGCGTCGGTGAGGGCACATCGACCGCACTCCAGCCACCACAGCCCCACGCGTCCCAACCGCACCAAGGGAAGGGGATCCGGGGGAGCGGCGCCGGGAGGAGACCCCGAGAACCCGGCAGTAGCACCGGGACACCGCCGGGCAGGACTGCTGCAGTCAACGTGCCCGATCCGGGGATCAACATATTCACGCTGCATTCAGGTAAATGGAGAATCACGCTAATAATAAGGGTGAGGATAGAGGAGTGTAGTTTGATGTGTTTGCTTCTGACTAGCGACTGCTAGCTGAGTCCATGCTAGTTTGACAACGACGCGTTAGCGGAAATAGCCATACCAACGAACATTAGCTTGTCTCATCCatttcactgtctttctctgagtgtgtgtgtgtttactcctCTATTGTCTGTGTGCAGACATGAGGCAGTTTATCCAGAGAAGGGATTTCTCACTTGATCATATTTCTCACCACTATATCATTATGTTGGAGCCTGTTCACTAAAGatcaagaggagagagagtttttttttaggAAGAGGAAGAATCATCTGGTCCCACTCTGTAGGATTCACTGCGGGTCACCTGGTTAAGTTGCCTGTCTGTGTGCTTTACTTGGTAAACTGTGATTCTTGCCTCCGGAGGTTTTGCAGCAATTCCACTCCATT
Proteins encoded in this region:
- the soat1 gene encoding sterol O-acyltransferase 1, coding for MESGNDGVLRSRLRSFPLTPPFSDLDSSLDGECSPEGHRRGNGETHITSNGKIEVEQVISKKLQLKRKAEFLKSDLMRQFDSQVNDFMDSLIEESASLEPAPLPAVFSPPMLDKERNKLGHFRPPHGQGKQFVNRKSLLDELFEVNHIRTIYHMFIALLILFILSTLVVDFIDEGRLVLDFDLLVYAFGQFPLVVCTWICMFLSVLVVPFTLFHLWSQSQSGSYPRLYTLLFGSVYLLYQALGLGFLPTYVVVINSMPPASCFIIILEQVRLMMKVHSFIRENVPRVLAWTRDKTTPSPVVPQVFQYIYFLFAPTLIYRDKYPRNPVIRWGYVATKFLQVLGSLFYAYYVFVRLCIPQFRSISLQLFDLKAMVLCVFNSILPGVLVLFLGFFAFLHCWLNAFAEMLCFADRMFYKDWWNSTSFANYYRTWNVVVHDWLYYYVYRDFLWISQKRFRAAAMLFVFTVSAVVHEYILAICFGFFYPVLFCLFMCFGMMFNFILHDQRKGPIWNIIMWTSLFLGHGVIICLYSHEWYAQLYCPLKEPSFLELLKPRSWSCQRGSMVESDRL